Sequence from the Streptomyces sp. NBC_00358 genome:
GGGGTGGCCCCCGGCCGACAGGCCGTCCCGCAGGGGCTCCAGTGCCGCGGGCACGCCTTCCAGGAGTTCGCGCAGTACGGGAATCGTGGGGAAGCGGTCGTGCACGGCCCGGTAGGGACCGAGCAACTGGGCGAGGGCCGTGGCGGCGCGCCGGACGTCGACGCCGTCGACGCTCCCGACCAGTCCCTCGGCGAGAAAGGCCGCCGCCTCGTCGGGGTCCTCGCAGTCGGCGTACAGGTCCAGATCGTGGATCGACGCGGGATCGCCGAGCTTCACGACGACGTCGTACGACGTGTCCGGACCCACCGGTGCTCCGGCGGCGGCCACCACGACCACGGCACACCGTGCGGTCAGGGCCTGGAGCCCGAGCGATTCGACGACCGGCCGGACGAGGTGGCGGGTCTTCCCGGAACCCGCCGGTCCGACCGCGAGGAGCGAGGTGCCGAGCGTCGCCGGGTCGAGTGCGGCACCCGCGCCGGAGTAGGCGAGCGGGGTGCGTTCCCGGGAGACCCACCGGCCGAGGCGTACCTGGGAGGCGAGCAGGTCGTGCGAGGCGGCGCGGGCGGGCAGGTCGCGGGCTCCGGACGGATGGGCCCAGGCCGCGGCGCCCCGCCGCAGCACGGTGTCGCTGAAGACGGCGAGCCGTCCGTCCCGCTTCGCCGTGGTCCAGGCCCGCAGAATCCGCGCGCAGTCCACGTCGTTCATCCGCCCGGTGAGCATCTCGGAGGACAGCAGTTCCGCCGCCTTGAGCTGTCCGGTCGCCCGCAGTTCGGGCCATTCGGACAACGGGGCGGACGGGTCCCGGGGCTCGGCCGGGGGCGCCGCGGCTCCCGCCGGGGCCCGCCGGGAGCGGAACCGGTCCCGGGCGAGCGGCCACCAGCCGCCGAGCTGGGCGAAGGGCAGCAGGACCAGCACGGTGATCACGGTGTAGATGCCGTAACTGACCGTCAGGGACTGAAAGATCTCGTGGCCGCCGGCGAGCAGGGCCACCAGGGAGAACACCGGATCGACGATCGGCAGGGGGTCCCATCCCACGCCCGGGAAGGCGTCCGGCCAGACGAACGTCAGGGTCAGCAGGGCCGCCAGGGCGGCGATCACCGCCCGGCCGGGCTGCGCGCGCCGGACCACGAAGTGCTGGGCGACCTCGCGCCAGCTCCCGAGACGTCCCATGCCGTAGATCAGCACGCCGAAGAAGAGGCCGTCGTAGACGACCCGGGCGTCCACGCCCTGCCAGGACTTCGGCGCCGTCGTCCCGCCCCACCACCAGTCGTCCGGGGTGAACAGCTTCAGCACGACCAGTTGGTAGGGAACGGCCCCGCGGCGCCACAGCGACCAGACGATCAGTCCGATGAGCAGGGGGATCACCAGTCCGACGATCGTCACGCCGGAGAGCCGTCTGCGCTCCTTCGGCGGCCGTGGGGCGACATAGCCGTACCGCCAGATTCCCAGGGCGGCGTCGGGGCGGGGCGCGTCGAGCCAGTCGCGTACGGCCGGCCGGGGCGCGGGGTGCTGTCCCGGCACGGTCGGCGGTCCCGAGGGCCGGGGCGGGGGCGGGGCACCGCCGGGAACCCCCGGGGGTGCGGCCGGACGAGGCACGGGATCGGCATGAGTGCCACGTGCGTCGCGCGTACCGTCGAAGTCCATCGTGTGCGCCCCCTGACCAGCCAGTCCGCTTGTCACTCTCAGCCCAATCTAGTGGTCCCGCGGGGCGAGTTCACCGTTTACACGGCCGGTCCGCCCAGGGACCGGAGCGCCGCGCCACCGCTCCTCCCCTTCCACCGCCGTGTCCACCCCGCGTCCATCGCTATGTCCATCACGGACAACGGATTCCTCCGACAACGCCCACATGGCGCATGCCGACCTCCCCTCCTCGGCTCTAGCCTGCGAAGAAAGAAGGCAAGCGTCCGAAAACACCCCCGCCCGGACCACCCCCCGTCGCCGGGGAGGGTCCGGTACGCAAGATCATCAGGGAGCCCCTCATGACCGCACTTCCGCAGGAGCGCCGCGTCGTCACCGCCATTCCCGGCCCGAAGTCGCAGGAACTGCAGGCCCGACGCCTGGCCACGGTCGCGGCCGGTGTGGGGTCGGTGCTCCCTGTCTTCACCACGCGCGCGGGCGGCGGGATCATCGAGGACGTCGACGGCAACCGCCTCATCGACTTCGGCTCCGGCATCGCCGTGACGTCGGTCGGCGCGAGCGCCGAGGCCGTCGTGCGCCGGGCCTCCGCGCAGCTCCAGGACTTCACCCACACCTGCTTCATGGTCACGCCGTACGAGGGGTACGTCGCCGTCGCCGAGGCGCTCGCCGAGCTGACCCCGGGCGACCACGCCAAGAAGTCCGCCCTGTTCAACTCGGGTGCCGAGGCCGTCGAGAACGCCGTCAAGATCGCCCGCGCCTACACCAAGCGCCAGGCCGTCGTCGTCTTCGACCACGGCTACCACGGCCGTACGAACCTCACGATGGCGCTGACCGCCAAGAACATGCCGTACAAGAACGGCTTCGGTCCGTTCGCGCCCGAGGTCTACCGCGTGCCGGTGGCCTACGGCTACCGCTGGCTGACCGGCCCGGAGAACGCCGGCGCCGAGGCGTCCGCGCAGGCCATCGACATGATCAACAAGCAGATCGGCGCGGACAACGTCGCCGCGATCATCATCGAGCCGGTGCTCGGCGAGGGCGGCTTCATCGAGCCCGCGAAGGGCTTCCTGCCCGCCATCAGCCAGTTCGCCAAGGAGAACGGCATCGTCTTCGTCGCGGACGAGATCCAGTCCGGCTTCTGCCGCACCGGTCAGTGGTTCGCCTGCGAGGACGAGGGCATCGTCCCGGACCTGATCACGACCGCCAAGGGCATCGCGGGCGGTCTGCCGCTCGCCGCCGTGACCGGCCGCGCCGAGATCATGGACGCCGCGCACTCGGGCGGCCTCGGCGGCACCTACGGCGGCAACCCGGTGGCCTGCGCCGGTGCGCTCGGCGCCATCGAGACGATGAAGGAGCTCGACCTCAACGCCAAGGCGAAGCACATCGAGTCGGTCATGAAGACCCGCCTCGGCGCCATGGCCGAGAAGTTCGACATCATCGGCGAGGTCCGCGGGCGTGGCGCCATGATCGCGATCGAGCTGGTCAAGGACCCCGCCACCAAGGAGCCGAACGCGGAGGCGGCCGGCGCGCTGGCCAAGGCCTGCCACCAGGAGGGCCTGCTGGTCCTGACCTGTGGCACCTACGGCAACGTCCTCCGCTTCCTGCCGCCGCTGGTCATCGGCGAGGACCTCCTCAACGAGGGCCTCGACATCATCGAGCAGGCCTTCTCGCGCATCTGACGCCCGAGACGCCGAGGCACCGGAATCCGGGAAACCGCCCACGGGCGGGTTCCGCTCGGGCTCCGGTGCCTCGGCGTTCCGCGTCGGGCGTGTGAAGAAGGTGTGCGAGGTGCATGACGGGACGCGATTCCGTCTGTCGGAGCCGGACCCCCTGCCGTAGGTTCTAACCAGATCAGCGATCCATCCCGCCCACAGGGGACTGTGGGTGGCACCCGGTCGAGGCTCCCCCAGCTTCGCCCTGGCCGTGCCCTCGCGCACACACCCGGAGCCCCGGCTCCGGTGCTCCTCACCGATCGGACGGTCGCCCGCCCCAAACCCCCCGGGGCGCGCGGCGTTCCGGTCCGGTCGGCCGCCTCGGAACCACCCCCCCTGTTCCGGGGCGGCCGACCCTCCTTCCTCGGCCGGGCCCCTTCTTCCGGCGCCGTTGCAGGTGGCTGTGCCGCGACAGCGTCGGACGATGGCAGGCTGTCCCCCATGCCCCGCACGCCCTTCCTGTTCGGCCTGCCCGCCCTCGGCTTCCTGATCGTCACCTGGCAGGTCGTGGCGGACGGCCCGCTCCTGCGCCTGGACGAGCGGCTCAGCGGAGCCCTCGTCCACCCCGACCGGCTCTCCGAGTCGCTCGCCGACCTGGGCAGCGTCCAGGTGGCGGTTCCCCTCCTCGCCCTCACGCTGATGTACGTCGCGTGGCGGGGCCGTGCCATCGGCCTGGACCGGTGGTGGCTGCCCCCGGCCGCCGCCGCGGTCCTGATGGCCCTCGTCCCCGCGGTGATCGTCCCGCTGAAGGAACTCGTCGCCCGGCCGGGCCCCCCGGTCATGGGACCCGGCACCGGCTTCTATCCCTCGGGGCACACCGCCACCGCCGCCGTCGCGTACGGCGCCTCGGCACTGCTCCTCCTGCCCCTGCTGCGCGCCGCGGTCGCCCGCCGCGCGGTACTGACCGTGTGCCTGGTCCTGAACGCGTGCGTGGCCTTCGGTCTGATCCGGCGCGGCTACCACTGGCCACTGGACGTGGTGGCCAGTTGGTGCCTGTGCGCGGTGCTGCTCTGCTCCCTGCGGCTCTTCCTCAGCCGAAGTACGCGTCGAAGTTGTGCGAGAACTCCCAGCCTCCGAACCGGTCCCAGTTGACCGACCACGTCATCAGGCCGCGCAGGCCCGGCCAGGTGCCGTGGGTCGCGTACGAGCCGCAGTTGGTCTTCTTGGTGAGGCAGTCGAGCGTCTTGGTGACCTCGGCCGGGGCCACGTAGCCGTTGCCGGCGTTGGTGGTCGCGGGCATGCCGATGGCTATCTGGTCGGGGCGCAGCGGCGGGAAGACGTTGCCCGCGTCACCCGCGACCGGGAAGCCCGTCAGGAGCATGTCGGTCATCGCGATGTGGAAGTCGGCGCCGCCCATGGAGTGGTACTGGTTGTCGAGGCCCATGATCGAGCCGGAGTTGTAGTCCTGGACGTGCAGGAGGGTCAGGTCGTCGCGCAGGGCGTAGATCACCGGGAGGTAGGCACCGGCGCGCGGGTCCTGGCCTCCCCACTTCCCGGTCCCGTAGTACTGGTACCCGAGCTGGACGAAGAAGGTCTCCGGGGCCATGGTCAGCACGAACTTCGAGCCGTACCTGGCCTTCAGGGTCTTCAGGGCCGAGATGAGGTTGACGATCACCGGCGTGGTCGGGCTCTTGAAGTTCGTGTCGCTCGCGTCCAGGGAGAGCGAGTGGCCCTCGAAGTCGATGTCCAGGCCGTCCAGGCCGTAGGTGTCGATGATCTTCGAGACCGAGGAGACGAAGGTGTCGCGGGCGGCCGTGGTGGTGAGCTGGACCTGGCCGTTCTGGCCGCCGATCGAGATCAGCACCTTCTTGCCGGCCGCCTGCTTGGCCTTGATCGCGGCCTTGAAGTCGGCGTCGCTCTCCACCGTGGGGCACTCGGTGACCGGGCAGCGGTTGAAGCGGATGTCGCCCGAGGTGGCGGAGGTCGGTTCGCCGAAGGCCAGGTCGATGACGTCCCAGCTGTCGGGTACGTCGGCCATGCGCGTGTAGCCGGCGCCGTTGGCGAAGCTCGCGTGGAGGTAGCCGACGAGCGCGTGCGCGGGCAGGTCGGAGGAACCTCCGCCGCCCCCGCCGGAGCCCGCCGGGGTGGTCGCGGTGACCGTGGCCGACTTCGCCGACTCGCCCGCCGCGTTCGTCGCCGCGACCTGGAAGGAGTACGCGGTGGAGGCGGACAGACCGCTCACGGTCGTCGAGTTGCCGGTGGCCGTCTGGACCTTCGCTCCGTCGCGGTACACGGAGTAGCCGGTCGCGCCGGGCACCGCCGTCCAGGACAGGGCGGCCGACGAGGAGGTGACCGTGCCGACCGTCAGACCGGTGGGCGCGGCAGGCGGCTGGCCGGCGTCGACGCCGGGGCCGGTCAGCGAGAGGTCGTCGGCGTAGTAGGCGCCCGTGCCGTACCAGCCGTGCGTGTAGATCGTGACCTGGGTGGTGGCGGCGCCGGTGCGGAAGGTGGTGCTCAGTTGCTGCCAGTCGGTGGCGGACGGGGTCCAGGTGCTGACGTCGGTCGTGCCGGTGCCGGTCGCGCCGAGGTAGACGTATCCGCCGCGGACGTATCCGGAGAGGGTGTACTGCGCGTCGGGTTTCACCGTCACGGTCTGCGAGCACTGCGCGTAGTCGCTGCCGGCCGGGGTCGCCATCAGCGCCGAACCACCGCTGTGTACCGGTGAGTTGACGGTGGTCGCGGCTGTGCAGGTCCAGCCGCTCAGGCCCGACTCGAAGCCGCCGTTGCGGGCGAGGTCCGCGTCGGCCGCGCGGGCCGCCGACGAGAGCGCGACCAGGCCGGGTACGGCCAGGACGGTGGCCGCGCACCCGGCGAGAAGCCTCCGGCGGTGGCGGGCGGACGGTCTGTTGTGTCTGGTGCGTTCCACGACTGCCTCCGGGCATGGGGGAGTTGGAGGATGGAGCGCGCCCAACTTGGTCCAGACCAATTCGCTTGTCAAGCCCTCCGGCAGGCAAGGGACTTCGAGCAGCGGCCGGGCCGGACCGCGTACGGTCGCCGGACCCGGCTTCCCGCGGGCGCCGGGCCGGACCGCGGACGGCCGTCCGGCCCGGCCGCTCAGCGCCGTCGGTCCTCGTTCCCGGCGAGGCCCGCCGCGGCCTCGTGCATGGCCAGTTCGAGCAGGGCCGGGTCGGTGAGCGTGCCCGAGCCGTCCGGCGGGACCAGCCAGCGGACCCCTCCGGTCGACCGTCCCGGGTACGGCACCACGATCCAGGTGCCGTGGCCCGCCGTGCGCACCCCCGTACCGAGCCACCGGGCCGCGGTGCCCGCGGGCACGAAGAAGCCCATCCGGGCGTCGCCGAAGTCGACGAGCACCGGCCCGGGCTGGTCGATCACCCGGGTCAGTACGTCCAGGGTCGGATAGCCGAGCTCGCCCGGCAGGATCAGGACGTCCCAGGCCTTCCCCGCGGGCAGCAGCGCGATCCCCCGCGGATTGCGCTCCCACTCCCAGCGGCAGGCCTCGGGATCCGGAGCCACGGATGCCAGCCACTCGACCGCCGCCTTGGGCCCTGTCATGACGGAACCTCCCTCTCGTGTCGACGCCGGTCGCGTCACAGTGGAGAGGGAGGTCCCGGCCGGTCATTACGCGGGTTCCGGCAACCAATTGACAAAAATTCAGCACACGCGGCCGGCGAGCGAGGTACGCCGCCGGGTCACGTCCGGACGCGAGCGCCCTCAGCTGTCGAAGCCGAGGCCCAGCCTGTCCATCGACCTCAGCCACAGATTGCGCCGGCCGCCGTGCGCGTCCGCCCGTGCCAGCGACCACTTGGTGAGCGCGATACCGGTCCAGGCGAAGGGCTCGGGCGGGAACGGCAGCGGCTTCCTGCGGACCATCTCCAGCTCGGTGCGTTCGGTGCGCTCCCCCGCCAGCAGGTCGAGCATCACGTCGGCGCCGAAGCGGGTGGCGCCCACGCCGAGGCCCGTGTAGCCCGCCGCGTACGCGACCTTGCCCTGGTGGGCGCTGCCGAAGAACGCCGAGAACCGCGAGCAGGTGTCGATCGCGCCGCCCCAGGCGTGCGAGAAGCGGACGCCCTCCAGTTGCGGGAAGCAGGTGAAGAAGTGCCCGGCGAGCTTGGCGTACGTCTCGGGGCGGTCGTCGTGCTCGGCGTTCAGCCGGCCGCCGTACGGGTAGATCGCGTCGTAGCCGCCCCACAGGATCCGGTTGTCGGCCGACAGCCGGAAATAGTGGAACTGGTTGGCCGAGTCGCCGAGTCCCTGGCGGTTCTTCCAGCCGACGGAGGCCAGCTGGTCGGCGGTGAGCGGCTCGGTCATCAGCGCGTAGTCGTAGACCGGGACGGTGTACGGGCGGACGCGCTTGACCAGGTTGGGGAAGATGTTGGTGCCGAGGGCCACCCGGCGGGCGCGGACCGAGCCGTACGGCGTGCGGACGGCCATTCCGGCGCCGGACGGCTTCAGCGCGAGGGCGGGTGTGTGTTCGTAGACCCGCACTCCGAGGGACTTGCAGGCCCGCTTCAGACCCCACGCCAGCTTCGCCGGATGGAGCATGGCGACCCCGCGGCGGTCGTGCAGCCCGGCCAGGAAGGTCGGGGAGTCGACCTGTTCCCGTACCGCGTCGGTGTCGAGGAACTCGATGCCCTCGGCGAGGCCCCTGCGTTCCAGTTCCTGGTGCCACTCGCGCAGTTCGGCCGCCTGATGCGGCTCGGTGGCGACGTCGATCTCACCGCTGCGCTCGAAGTCGCAGTCGAGGGAGTAGCGGGCGACGGCCGCCTCGATCTCGTCGAGGTTGCGGGCGCCCAGCTCCTCCAGTTTCGCGATCTCGTCCGGCCAGCGGGTGAGCCCGTTGGACAGACCGTGGGTGAGGGAGGCGGCGCAGAAGCCGCCGTTGCGGCCCGAGGCGGCCCAGCCCACCTCGCGGCCCTCCACCAGGACGACATCCCGCCCGGGGTCGCGCTCCTTGGCGATCAGCGCGGTCCACAGTCCGCTGTAGCCTCCGCCGACGACCAGCAGATCGCAGGTCTCGGCGCCGGTGAGGGCGGGCTCGGGGCGGGGTTTGCCGGGGTCGTCCAGCCAGTAGGAGACCGGCTGGACGTCGGAAAGGGATTTCGTCCACTGATTACCACGGGTCATGGCGCTTGGGGCCATGATTTCAACTCCCTACAAAGGTGACGAGCGTTATGCCTTCTGCCTGTTCCGGCGATTTCCGATGATCATTCCGGACAGGACGAACAGTACGGCGACGAGGAACATGGCCGTACCGATGACATTGATCTGAACGGGTGTTCCGCGCTGTGCCGAACCCCAGACGAACATGGGGAACGTGACGGTCGAGCCCGCGTTGAAATTGGTGATGATGAAATCGTCGAAGGAGAGCGCGAAGGCCAGCAGCGCGCCCGCGGCGATTCCGGGGGCCGCGATGGGCAGGGTGACGCGCAGGAACGTCTGCGCCGGGCCGGCGTAGAGGTCCTGGGCGGCCTGCTCCAGGCGCGGGTCCATCGACATGACACGGGCCTTGACGGCCGTCACGACGAAGCTGAGGCAGAACATGATGTGGGCGATCAGGATCGTCCAGAAGCCGAGCTGGGCGCCCATGTTGAGGAACAGGGTCAGCAGCGAGGCGGCCATGACGACCTCGGGCATCGCCATCGGCAGGAAGATCAGCGAGTTCACGGCGCCGCGTGCGCGGAAGCGGTAGCGGACGAGCGCGAAGGCGATCATCGTGCCGAGGACGGTGGCCCCGATCGTCGCCCAGACGGCGATCTGGAGGCTGAGTCCGAGCGAGCCGCACATGTCGGCGACGCCGCACGGATCCTTCCAGGCGTCCGTGGAGAACTGCTGCCACTCGTAATTGAAGCGGCCCTTCGGCTTGTTGAAGGAGAACACGGTGACGACGACGTTCGGCAGCAGCAGATAGCCGAGGGTCAGCAGTCCCGCGATGACGACGAGATGGCGCTTGAACCAGGTGACGACGGACATTTAGACCAGATCCTCCGTCCCGGACCGGCGGATGTAGACCGTGACCATGAGCAGGATCGCGGCCATGAGGATGAAGGAGAGGGCGGCGGCCGTCGGATAGTCCAGGATCCTCAGGAACTGGGTCTGGATGACGTTGCCGATCATGCGGGTGTCGGTCGATCCGAGGAGTTCCGCGTTCACGTAGTCACCGGCCGCCGGGATGAAGGTGAGGAGCGTTCCGGAGACCACGCCGGGCATCGACAGCGGGAAGGTGACCTTGCGGAAGGTCGTCCACGGCTTCGCGTACAGGTCGCCCGCGGCCTCGTGCAGCCGGCCGTCGATGCGCTCCAGCGAGGTGTAGAGCGGAAGGATCATGAACGGCAGGAAGTTGTACGTCAGACCGCACACGACGGCGAGTGGTGTCGCCAGGACCCGGTCGCCGGCGGTCCAGCCGAGCCAGTCCGTGACGCTCAGGACGTGCAACGCGTTCAGCGTGTGCACGACCGGGCCGCTGTCGGCCAGGATCGTCTTCCAGGCCAGGGTGCGGATCAGGAAGCTGGTGAAGAACGGGGCGATCACCAGGATCATGATCAGGTTGCGCCAGCGGCCCGCGCGGAAGGCGATCAGATAGGCCAGCGGGTAGCCGAGCAGCAGGCACAGGACCGTGGCGGCGGCCGCGTAGAGGACCGAGCGCAGGAACTGCGGCCAGTACTCGGTGAGCGAGTCCCAGTAGGTCACGAAGTGCCAGGTGACCTTGTAGCCCGACTCCAGGGAGCCCGTCTGCACGGACGTGGAGGCCTGGTAGATCATCGGCAGCGCGAAGAAGACGACCAGCCAGAGCAGGCCGGGCAGCAGCAGCCAGTACGGGGTCCATTTGCCGCGCTTGCGCGGCGGCTTCTTCTCGGGGATCGGCGTCACGGGTGGCGCCTCGGTGACGACGGCCATCAGGCGGCCTCCTCCTCGGCCGTGTCGACACCCGCGGAGCCCGCTGTCCCGGCAAGCAGGGACTGAGCCGCGTCGAGACCGAACGTGTGCGCCGGGCTCCAGTGCAGGACGACTTCCGCGCCGGGCACCAGCCGGGAGTCGCGCTCGATGTTCTGGGCGTAGACCTCGAACTCGGGGCACACGGGGCTGTCGATGACGTACTGCGTGGAGACGCCGATGAAGCTGGAGTCGGCGATCCTGCCGGTGATCCGGTTGCGGCCGACGGGTATCTCGCCGGCGTCGTCGGCGTGCGTGAGGGTGATCTTCTCCGGGCGGACACCGACGAGCACCTTGCCGCCGGGGCGCGCCGGGGCGGAACAGCGTGCCTCGGGCAGCACCAGCTTGCCGCCGCCCGCCTTCAGGACGATGTCCGTGCCGCTCGTGGAGTCGACCTCGGCCTCGATGAGGTTCGAGGTGCCGAGGAAGTTGGCGACGAACGTGGTGTTCGGGTTCTCGTAGAGGTCGGCGGGCGCGCCGAGCTGTTCGACACGGCCCGCGTTCATCACGGCGACCGTGTCGGCCATGGTCATGGCCTCCTCCTGGTCGTGCGTGACATGGACGAAGGTGATGCCGACCTCGGTCTGGATCCGCTTGAGCTCAAGCTGCATCTGGCGGCGCAGCTTGAGGTCGAGGGCGCCCAGCGGCTCGTCGAGGAGCAGCACCTTGGGGTGGTTGATCAGGGCGCGGGCGACGGCGACACGCTGCTGCTGGCCGCCGGAGAGCTGGTGGGGCTTCTTGCGCGCCTGCTCGCCGAGCTGGACGAGGTCGAGCATGTCGTCGACCTGCTTCTTGACGCTCTTGATCCCGCGCCGGCGCAGGCCGAAGGCGACGTTCTCGAAGATGTCCAGGTGCGGGAAGAGCGCGTACGACTGGAAGACGGTGTTCACCGGCCGCTTGTACGGCGGCAGGTTCGTCACCTCCTGGTCGCCGAGGTGCACGGTGCCGGAGGAAGGTTCCTCCAGACCGGCGATCATGCGCAGGGTGGTGGTCTTGCCGCAGCCCGAGGCACCGAGCAGGGCGAAGAAGGAGCCGTGCGGCACGGTCAGGTCGAGCGGTTGTACGGCCGTGAAGCCGTTGTCGTAGGTCTTGCTGATCCCGGTGAGGCGGACGTCGCCGCTGTTCTCTGTCGTCATGATCGTCACGCCCCTGTGAGCTTCGCGAACTTCTCTTCGTAGGCCGTCTCTTCCTTCGCGCTCAGTGAGCGGAAGGCGTGGGACCGGGCCTGCATGGCCTTGTCGGGGACGATCAGCGGGTTGTTCGCCGCGTCCTGGTCGATCTTGGCGAGGTAGGGCTTCACTCCTTCGACCGGAGTCGCGTAGTTGATGTACGCGGCGAGCTCGGCGGCCTGCTGAGGCTCGTAGTAGAAGTCGATCAGCCGCTCGGCGTTCGTCTTGTGACGCGCCCTGTTGGGGACCAGCAGGTTGTCGGTCGACGTCATGTAGCCGCTGTCCGGGATGACGAAGTCGACGTCCGGGCTGTCGTTCTTGAGCTGGACGATGTCGCCGGCCCAGGCCACACAGGCCGCGATGTCGCCCTTGGTCAGGTCGGACGTGTAGTCGTTCCCGGTGAAGCGGCGGATCTGGCCCTTGTCGACGGCCTTCTGGAGCCGGGCTGTCGCCGCGTCGAAGTCGTCGTCGGTGAACTTCGCCGGGTCCTTGCCCATGTCGAGCAGGGTCATGCCCATGGTGTCGCGCATCTCGGACAGGAACGAGACCCGGCCCTTCAGCTTCGGGTTGTCGAGGAGGTCGGAGACCGACTTCACCTCGATCCCGTCGAGCGCCTTCTTGTTGAAGGCGACGATCGTCGGGATGCCCTGCCACGGGTACGAGTAGGCGCGTCCCGGGTCCCAGTCCGGATTGCGGAACTGCGGCGACAGGTTGGTGTAGGCGTGCGGCAGGTTGGACGGGTCGAGCTTCTGGACCCAGCCGAGGCGGATCACGCGCGCGGCCAGCCAGTCGGTGAGGACCATCAGGTCGCGGCCGGTGTCCTGGCCCGCCGCGAGCTGCGGCTTGATCTTGGCGAAGAACTCGTTGTTGTCGTTGATGTCCTCGGTGTACTTCACCGAGATACCGGTCCGCCTGCGGAAGGTGTCCAGCGTCGGATGGTGCTTGCCGCTGTCGTCGAGGTCGATGTACTCGGTCCAGTTGGAGAAGTTGAGGGTCTTCTCCGTGGCCGAGTGGTCCTGGGCGGACGTGCCGCCCTGGGTCCTGCCGGCCGCGGGGATCCCGCAGCCGCTCAGTGCCCCGAGGCCGCCGACGGCCAGCGCACCGCCCGCCGAGGCGCGCAGCAGTGACCGGCGGGTGAGGGCCGCCCTGCCGTTCCGGAAGCTGCGCCGCATGGCGGCCAGTTGTACCGGGGACAGGCGTTCGGGCTCGTACTGCTCCATGCTCTGATGCCCTTTCGGAAGGGTCGCGGCCGTGGTCGCGGCCTGGTCTGCCACAGGGCCGTAGCGGGTGGACGTGCTACGGCCGGTCCCCGAAGACCGTGCGGTGCCAGTCCTTCCTGGCCACCGCGGTGTTGTCGAACATGACGTGCTTGACCTGTGTGTACTCCTCGAAGGAGTAGGCGGACATGTCCTTGCCGAAGCCGGACGCCTTGTAACCGCCGTGCGGCATCTCGCTGATGATCGGAATGTGGTCGTTGACCCACACGCAGCCGGCCTTGATCTCGCGGGTCGCGCGGTTGGCACGGTAGACATCACGGGTCCAGGCGGAGGCCGCGAGTCCGTACGGTGTGTCGTTGGCCAGCGCGATGCCCTCTTCGTCGGTGTCGAAGGGGAGCACCACGAGGACCGGGCCGAAGATCTCGGCCTGCACGATCTCGCTGTCCTGCCCGGCGTCGGCGACGAGCGTGGGCGCATAGTACGCACCGCTCTTGAGCTCCCCCTGTGGTGCCTCCCCGCCGGTGACCACGCGCGCGTAGCCGCGGGCCCGGTCGACGAATCCGGCGACGCGGTCGCGCTGGGCGTGCGAGATGAGCGGGCCGAGGTCGGTGCCGGGCGCGAAGGGGTCGCCCACGCGGACGCTCGCCATCAGGGCGCCGGTGCGCTCCACGAACGCTTCGTAGAGCGGCCTCTGCACGTACGCGCGCGTGGCGGCCGTGCAGTCCTGGCCCGTGTTGATGAGCGAGCCGGCGACCGCGCCGTGCACGGCGGCCTCCAGGTCCGCGTCGTCGAAGACGAGGAAGGGTGCCTTGCCGCCGAGTTCCAGGTGGAGGCGCTTGACGGTCGAGGTGGCGATCTCGGCGACGCGCTTGCCGACGGCGGTCGACCCGGTGAAGGACGTCATGGCGACGTCGGGGTGGCCGACGAGGTGCTCACCGGCCTCCTTGCCCAGGCCCGTGACGATGTTGATGACGCCGTCCGGGATGCCCGCGTGGGTGGCCGCCTCGGCGAACAGCAGGGAGGTGAGCGGGGTCAGTTCGGCGGGCTTCAGCACGATCGTGTTGCCGGCCGCGACGGCGGGGAGGATCTTCCATGCGGCCATCTGGAGCGGGTAGTTCCAGGGCGCGATGGAGCCGACGACGCCGATGGGTTCCCTGCGTACGTACGAGGTGTGGTC
This genomic interval carries:
- a CDS encoding NAD(P)/FAD-dependent oxidoreductase, translating into MAPSAMTRGNQWTKSLSDVQPVSYWLDDPGKPRPEPALTGAETCDLLVVGGGYSGLWTALIAKERDPGRDVVLVEGREVGWAASGRNGGFCAASLTHGLSNGLTRWPDEIAKLEELGARNLDEIEAAVARYSLDCDFERSGEIDVATEPHQAAELREWHQELERRGLAEGIEFLDTDAVREQVDSPTFLAGLHDRRGVAMLHPAKLAWGLKRACKSLGVRVYEHTPALALKPSGAGMAVRTPYGSVRARRVALGTNIFPNLVKRVRPYTVPVYDYALMTEPLTADQLASVGWKNRQGLGDSANQFHYFRLSADNRILWGGYDAIYPYGGRLNAEHDDRPETYAKLAGHFFTCFPQLEGVRFSHAWGGAIDTCSRFSAFFGSAHQGKVAYAAGYTGLGVGATRFGADVMLDLLAGERTERTELEMVRRKPLPFPPEPFAWTGIALTKWSLARADAHGGRRNLWLRSMDRLGLGFDS
- a CDS encoding ABC transporter permease, translating into MSVVTWFKRHLVVIAGLLTLGYLLLPNVVVTVFSFNKPKGRFNYEWQQFSTDAWKDPCGVADMCGSLGLSLQIAVWATIGATVLGTMIAFALVRYRFRARGAVNSLIFLPMAMPEVVMAASLLTLFLNMGAQLGFWTILIAHIMFCLSFVVTAVKARVMSMDPRLEQAAQDLYAGPAQTFLRVTLPIAAPGIAAGALLAFALSFDDFIITNFNAGSTVTFPMFVWGSAQRGTPVQINVIGTAMFLVAVLFVLSGMIIGNRRNRQKA
- a CDS encoding ABC transporter permease, producing the protein MAVVTEAPPVTPIPEKKPPRKRGKWTPYWLLLPGLLWLVVFFALPMIYQASTSVQTGSLESGYKVTWHFVTYWDSLTEYWPQFLRSVLYAAAATVLCLLLGYPLAYLIAFRAGRWRNLIMILVIAPFFTSFLIRTLAWKTILADSGPVVHTLNALHVLSVTDWLGWTAGDRVLATPLAVVCGLTYNFLPFMILPLYTSLERIDGRLHEAAGDLYAKPWTTFRKVTFPLSMPGVVSGTLLTFIPAAGDYVNAELLGSTDTRMIGNVIQTQFLRILDYPTAAALSFILMAAILLMVTVYIRRSGTEDLV
- a CDS encoding ABC transporter ATP-binding protein; this encodes MTTENSGDVRLTGISKTYDNGFTAVQPLDLTVPHGSFFALLGASGCGKTTTLRMIAGLEEPSSGTVHLGDQEVTNLPPYKRPVNTVFQSYALFPHLDIFENVAFGLRRRGIKSVKKQVDDMLDLVQLGEQARKKPHQLSGGQQQRVAVARALINHPKVLLLDEPLGALDLKLRRQMQLELKRIQTEVGITFVHVTHDQEEAMTMADTVAVMNAGRVEQLGAPADLYENPNTTFVANFLGTSNLIEAEVDSTSGTDIVLKAGGGKLVLPEARCSAPARPGGKVLVGVRPEKITLTHADDAGEIPVGRNRITGRIADSSFIGVSTQYVIDSPVCPEFEVYAQNIERDSRLVPGAEVVLHWSPAHTFGLDAAQSLLAGTAGSAGVDTAEEEAA
- a CDS encoding polyamine ABC transporter substrate-binding protein, which produces MEQYEPERLSPVQLAAMRRSFRNGRAALTRRSLLRASAGGALAVGGLGALSGCGIPAAGRTQGGTSAQDHSATEKTLNFSNWTEYIDLDDSGKHHPTLDTFRRRTGISVKYTEDINDNNEFFAKIKPQLAAGQDTGRDLMVLTDWLAARVIRLGWVQKLDPSNLPHAYTNLSPQFRNPDWDPGRAYSYPWQGIPTIVAFNKKALDGIEVKSVSDLLDNPKLKGRVSFLSEMRDTMGMTLLDMGKDPAKFTDDDFDAATARLQKAVDKGQIRRFTGNDYTSDLTKGDIAACVAWAGDIVQLKNDSPDVDFVIPDSGYMTSTDNLLVPNRARHKTNAERLIDFYYEPQQAAELAAYINYATPVEGVKPYLAKIDQDAANNPLIVPDKAMQARSHAFRSLSAKEETAYEEKFAKLTGA